A single region of the Candidatus Methylomirabilota bacterium genome encodes:
- a CDS encoding metallophosphoesterase yields VHEVLKPYTNVTNVHGHTHQVLYNEIGKMRSIGMLATSWTWPYAPEGVPVLTRCKVRVDPGDHFDGVGWSRLTMTAAGKMQNEYVMWRKDIFAEAPWDSGCADNMNQMLQPRIADREWPYYGAYK; encoded by the coding sequence GGTCCACGAGGTCCTCAAGCCCTACACCAACGTCACCAACGTCCACGGTCACACCCACCAGGTGCTCTATAACGAGATCGGGAAGATGCGCTCGATCGGCATGCTCGCCACCTCGTGGACGTGGCCCTACGCGCCGGAAGGCGTGCCCGTGCTGACCCGGTGCAAGGTGCGGGTCGATCCGGGCGACCACTTCGACGGAGTGGGATGGTCCAGGCTCACCATGACCGCGGCCGGGAAGATGCAGAACGAGTATGTGATGTGGCGGAAAGACATCTTCGCCGAGGCACCGTGGGACTCCGGGTGCGCCGACAACATGAACCAGATGCTGCAGCCGCGCATCGCGGACCGCGAGTGGCCATACTACGGCGCCTACAAGTGA
- a CDS encoding thiosulfate oxidation carrier protein SoxY, whose translation MARGVRDLGGRSEPAPLPADDPDALSPCERLHLPRLKLPAFTSNGAKVPVAVEMSHPMDPGHYIASITVANGRDPVPLKGVFHFTPLNGQVYLAFQIRMDQGASEVWAAAQCSRHARWQSTRSITIPEGAGGCAGTAPPGRLGPDEIGPPAIRIPQLIADGRITPDQTIDVQIKTTHPSRTGLVFREGKFVQASSPLYLNQMDVFYRDEQISQFTMTSALSDNPFIAFRLRAHGEGLLRVVLTNNRGERFEAAHPIRFS comes from the coding sequence GTGGCGCGAGGGGTTCGCGACCTCGGGGGGCGCTCCGAACCGGCGCCCCTGCCCGCCGATGATCCCGATGCACTCTCGCCGTGCGAGCGTCTCCATCTGCCGAGGCTCAAGCTGCCGGCCTTCACCAGCAACGGCGCCAAGGTGCCGGTGGCTGTCGAGATGTCCCACCCGATGGATCCCGGCCACTATATCGCCAGCATCACCGTCGCGAACGGGCGTGATCCCGTACCCCTGAAGGGCGTGTTCCACTTCACGCCGCTGAACGGTCAGGTCTACCTCGCCTTCCAGATCCGGATGGATCAAGGTGCCTCCGAGGTCTGGGCGGCCGCCCAGTGCAGCCGCCATGCCCGTTGGCAGAGCACTCGGTCGATCACGATCCCCGAGGGCGCGGGGGGCTGCGCGGGGACCGCACCGCCGGGCCGACTGGGCCCCGACGAGATCGGCCCGCCAGCCATCCGGATACCGCAGTTGATCGCCGATGGCCGCATCACCCCGGACCAGACGATCGACGTCCAGATCAAGACCACGCACCCGAGCCGAACGGGCCTGGTGTTCCGGGAGGGGAAGTTCGTCCAGGCCTCCAGTCCGCTCTACCTGAACCAGATGGACGTCTTCTACCGAGACGAGCAGATCAGCCAGTTCACGATGACCTCCGCGCTGAGCGATAATCCCTTCATCGCGTTCAGGCTCCGCGCCCACGGTGAGGGTCTCCTGCGGGTCGTCCTCACCAACAACCGGGGTGAGAGGTTCGAGGCCGCGCATCCGATCCGCTTCTCGTAA
- a CDS encoding cbb3-type cytochrome c oxidase subunit I gives MAGTGPVQEVPILDARRLNDDVIDRELIRKWLAWGFFWLLLFPTVGVIMSTKFNYPEFLGDHPWLTFGRIRPIHVNGVIWGAFSTLFIGLCHYIVPRLAGVRLWNARWSRGLLWVWNLNLALAVILLAGGWNRGWEAGEFPLINVIVIFSAVLVLTIQFFMTIKHRRETPIYVSLWYLIAAFIWTDVNLVLLMVGPYNIPGINNAAWHGLFIHYVVGLWITPAGYVLIYYFLPASVRNPIYSHKLSLIGFWSLAFFYPFVGIHHYLYSPIADWAETIAIISSMMLIIPVWTVLQNFFGTMIGKWQEFGRNLPAKFLIVGSIMYLVGCFQGSLEALRALQQPTHFTDFVISHSHLTVFGTFVVWAIAGAIYVWPRITGSELWSFKLANWGFWLITLGISAMGLVLTAQGLQQGFMLMAQSDFMDTVAAIRPYWWVRTFTGISMDVGMSLVVYTLMRGSLAGRSA, from the coding sequence ATGGCCGGCACCGGACCGGTGCAGGAGGTGCCCATCCTGGACGCGCGGCGCCTGAACGACGACGTCATCGATCGGGAGTTGATCCGGAAGTGGCTCGCCTGGGGGTTCTTCTGGCTCCTGCTCTTCCCCACGGTGGGCGTCATCATGTCCACCAAGTTCAACTACCCCGAGTTTCTCGGCGACCATCCCTGGCTCACCTTCGGCCGCATCCGTCCGATCCACGTCAACGGCGTGATCTGGGGGGCCTTCTCCACCCTGTTCATCGGCCTCTGCCATTACATCGTCCCCCGCCTGGCGGGCGTCCGGCTCTGGAACGCGCGGTGGAGCCGGGGACTCCTGTGGGTCTGGAACCTGAATCTGGCCCTGGCCGTCATCCTCCTGGCCGGCGGCTGGAACCGGGGATGGGAGGCGGGCGAGTTCCCGCTCATCAACGTCATCGTCATCTTCTCGGCGGTCCTTGTCCTGACCATTCAGTTCTTCATGACGATCAAGCACCGCCGAGAGACGCCGATCTACGTGTCGCTCTGGTACCTGATCGCCGCCTTCATCTGGACCGACGTGAACCTCGTCCTCCTGATGGTCGGTCCCTACAACATCCCGGGAATCAACAACGCGGCCTGGCACGGTCTGTTCATCCACTACGTGGTCGGGCTCTGGATCACTCCGGCCGGCTACGTTCTGATCTATTACTTCCTGCCCGCCAGCGTCCGGAACCCCATCTACAGCCACAAGCTCTCGCTCATCGGATTCTGGTCGCTCGCGTTCTTCTATCCATTCGTGGGCATTCACCATTACCTCTACTCTCCGATCGCCGACTGGGCCGAGACGATCGCCATCATCTCCTCCATGATGTTGATCATTCCGGTGTGGACGGTGCTCCAGAACTTCTTCGGGACCATGATCGGCAAATGGCAGGAGTTCGGTCGGAACCTCCCCGCCAAGTTTCTGATCGTCGGCTCCATCATGTATCTCGTCGGGTGCTTTCAGGGCTCGCTGGAGGCGCTCCGCGCCCTCCAGCAGCCGACCCACTTCACGGACTTCGTGATTTCCCACTCGCACCTGACCGTCTTCGGCACGTTCGTCGTGTGGGCGATCGCCGGCGCCATCTACGTGTGGCCGCGGATCACGGGCTCGGAGCTCTGGAGCTTCAAGCTCGCCAACTGGGGCTTCTGGTTGATCACGCTCGGCATCTCGGCCATGGGGCTCGTCCTCACCGCCCAGGGCCTCCAGCAGGGGTTCATGCTGATGGCCCAGAGCGATTTCATGGACACGGTCGCCGCGATCCGCCCCTATTGGTGGGTTCGAACCTTCACCGGGATCTCCATGGACGTCGGCATGTCGCTGGTGGTGTACACCCTGATGAGGGGCTCGCTGGCCGGACGGTCGGCGTGA
- a CDS encoding cbb3-type cytochrome c oxidase subunit II: MRSIKSLAVGAGFCFVTLAMFVQGFLPAVLPESRTKQVSRAVRTDLGDIKWVRYESSDYTSLEKLGRAVYIREGCWYCHSQYVRPVAGEELRWGPVSEAGEYAFDLPHLFSTRRIGPDLTRVGLKYADDWHYAHHWDPRLVVPDSIMPSFKWLFEQARFRVRKENEGFELEATPVLLRYFTLKKDKPVLLFPNETGLTFVRPRPDGRFPVDGTPVLDLTPFGDKPPALASVLLVAPTRELVGLVRYVQKLGTNRGAWREVFEPQNVALSLMGIPQTEDLVAHGKEVFEEHCIGCHGVKGDGNGPAATFLFPRPRDFTIGAFKFRTTPSGSLPTDGDLFRTVTRGVRWTAMPTWHEIPDKDRLAVITYIKTFSPRWKEDKPEPALVLPPPPAATPELLARGKQLYVKAKCWECHGDAGKGDGPSADQLKDDLKFPIRPADFTKGQFKGGSQVTDIYRTMTLGLDGTPMPSFADSMNDEERWAISYFVLSFSAWADPLTGQKLKLSPQAQAALNSADVRAHHPRLAFDPQRESSGLARVTGGKRRVYYPGIPE, encoded by the coding sequence ATGAGATCGATCAAGTCCCTGGCGGTCGGGGCCGGCTTTTGCTTCGTGACGCTGGCGATGTTCGTTCAGGGCTTTCTCCCGGCCGTCCTGCCGGAGTCCCGCACGAAGCAGGTCAGCCGCGCGGTGCGAACGGATCTGGGCGACATCAAGTGGGTGCGGTACGAGTCGAGCGATTACACGTCGCTGGAGAAGCTCGGGCGCGCCGTGTATATCCGCGAGGGGTGCTGGTACTGCCACAGCCAATACGTGCGGCCGGTCGCCGGCGAGGAGTTGCGGTGGGGCCCGGTCTCCGAGGCCGGCGAGTACGCCTTCGACCTCCCCCACCTCTTTTCCACCCGCCGCATCGGGCCGGACCTGACGCGGGTGGGGCTCAAGTACGCCGACGACTGGCACTACGCTCATCACTGGGATCCGCGACTGGTGGTGCCCGACTCCATCATGCCCAGCTTCAAGTGGCTCTTCGAACAAGCGCGCTTTCGGGTCCGCAAAGAGAACGAGGGGTTCGAGCTCGAAGCGACGCCGGTCCTCTTGCGGTACTTCACGCTGAAGAAGGACAAGCCCGTGCTGCTCTTCCCCAACGAGACGGGGCTGACGTTCGTCCGCCCGCGCCCCGACGGCAGGTTCCCGGTCGACGGCACGCCGGTCCTCGACCTGACTCCCTTCGGTGACAAGCCCCCCGCCCTCGCGTCCGTCCTCCTGGTGGCCCCGACCAGGGAGCTGGTCGGGCTCGTGAGGTACGTCCAGAAGCTGGGCACGAACCGCGGAGCGTGGCGGGAGGTCTTCGAACCCCAGAACGTGGCGCTTTCCCTGATGGGCATTCCTCAGACCGAGGACCTCGTCGCCCATGGCAAGGAGGTCTTCGAGGAGCACTGTATCGGCTGCCACGGGGTGAAGGGCGACGGCAACGGGCCCGCCGCCACCTTTCTCTTCCCCCGGCCGCGCGACTTCACGATCGGCGCCTTCAAGTTCCGCACCACGCCCTCGGGGTCGCTGCCGACCGACGGCGATCTCTTCCGCACGGTCACGCGCGGCGTCCGCTGGACGGCGATGCCGACGTGGCATGAGATCCCGGATAAAGACCGCCTGGCGGTCATCACCTACATCAAGACCTTCTCCCCGCGGTGGAAGGAGGACAAGCCGGAGCCGGCGCTCGTGCTCCCGCCGCCGCCGGCGGCCACGCCGGAGTTGCTGGCCCGGGGAAAGCAACTCTATGTGAAGGCCAAGTGCTGGGAGTGCCACGGCGATGCCGGGAAGGGCGACGGGCCGTCGGCCGATCAGCTCAAGGATGATCTCAAGTTCCCGATCCGCCCCGCCGACTTCACCAAGGGACAGTTCAAAGGCGGCTCCCAGGTCACGGACATCTACCGCACCATGACGCTCGGACTGGACGGCACCCCCATGCCCTCATTCGCCGACTCCATGAATGACGAGGAGCGCTGGGCCATCTCGTACTTTGTGCTTTCGTTCTCGGCCTGGGCCGACCCGCTGACGGGCCAGAAACTCAAGCTGTCCCCCCAGGCCCAAGCGGCGCTCAACTCGGCCGACGTCCGCGCTCACCATCCCCGGCTGGCCTTCGACCCCCAGCGCGAGTCGTCCGGCCTGGCTCGGGTCACTGGCGGCAAACGTCGCGTCTACTACCCGGGAATCCCGGAATAG
- the ccoS gene encoding cbb3-type cytochrome oxidase assembly protein CcoS, with protein MLEHLTLGEFVVALLMGLAAISAFIWGVTSGAFRDVEAIKYQVLRVEDDIDERQPS; from the coding sequence ATGCTCGAGCATCTGACCCTGGGCGAGTTCGTCGTCGCCCTGCTCATGGGCCTGGCCGCCATCAGCGCCTTCATCTGGGGGGTGACGAGCGGGGCGTTCCGTGACGTTGAGGCGATCAAGTACCAGGTGCTCCGAGTGGAGGACGACATCGATGAGCGACAGCCCTCCTGA
- a CDS encoding cytochrome c oxidase assembly protein, whose amino-acid sequence MAGSWAFTGTHRPGISILLLLLGTAYATGWWRLWRRARRLVPWWRPALTLAGLGSLALALLSPLDALAHRLFVAHMVQHVLLVAVAAPALLLADPLAALLWALPAGARVRAGRLLVRGAPLRRIWWAVTRAPVAWLGYALVLWLWHLPPAYDAALEDRLLHDLEHLAFFASAVLFWWPVINPAPHLGRALHPGSRVVYLVLGALQSAALGLLLAASPIVLYSSYAAPPEPGTLNPLDDQALGGVVMWGFSGAVDMLAVLLLLYKFFTMDDHEHLAKTERRGRRRDVAPSP is encoded by the coding sequence ATGGCCGGGTCCTGGGCCTTCACCGGGACGCACCGGCCGGGAATCTCGATTCTGCTCCTGCTCCTGGGGACCGCCTACGCCACCGGTTGGTGGCGCCTCTGGCGGCGGGCTCGGCGACTGGTCCCGTGGTGGCGACCCGCGCTGACCCTGGCCGGCCTCGGGAGCCTTGCCCTGGCGCTCCTCTCCCCCCTCGACGCTCTCGCGCATCGCCTTTTCGTCGCCCATATGGTTCAGCACGTGCTCCTCGTCGCCGTCGCGGCGCCGGCCCTCCTCCTCGCCGACCCGCTGGCAGCTCTCCTGTGGGCCCTGCCGGCCGGAGCGCGCGTCCGGGCCGGACGCCTCCTCGTACGCGGCGCGCCCCTGCGGAGGATCTGGTGGGCCGTGACCCGCGCGCCCGTCGCCTGGCTCGGCTACGCCCTGGTCCTGTGGCTCTGGCACCTGCCGCCGGCGTACGACGCGGCCCTGGAGGATCGCCTCCTCCACGATCTCGAGCATCTCGCCTTCTTCGCGAGCGCCGTCCTGTTCTGGTGGCCCGTGATCAACCCCGCGCCGCATCTCGGGCGCGCGCTCCATCCGGGCTCACGCGTCGTGTATCTCGTGCTGGGCGCGCTTCAGAGCGCGGCGCTCGGGCTCCTGCTGGCAGCGAGCCCGATCGTCCTCTATTCGTCCTACGCGGCGCCGCCCGAGCCCGGGACGCTCAATCCCCTGGACGACCAAGCGCTGGGTGGCGTGGTCATGTGGGGGTTCAGTGGCGCGGTCGACATGCTGGCGGTGCTCCTTCTGCTCTACAAGTTCTTCACCATGGACGATCATGAACACCTGGCCAAGACCGAGCGGCGGGGTCGCCGGCGCGACGTCGCGCCGTCGCCTTGA
- the ccmA gene encoding heme ABC exporter ATP-binding protein CcmA: MTADPPIQAIGVRKAFGGHLVLDDVSLDVRPGEAVALLGPNGAGKTTLLRILATLLRPSRGRARVAGYDCLRQAESVRARVGVLAHGAWVYEDLSALENLKFWATLGGLPNSPEALNGALAAVELDRVADERVRTFSLGMKRRLALARLVLARPPVLLLDEPFAGIDQRAGKWLDAHLGAFKAAGGAILMTTHSFGRGLGVADRIAILAGGRVVLDTPLAALTPDDVRRLYDLHAEDGA; the protein is encoded by the coding sequence ATGACTGCTGATCCGCCCATTCAAGCGATCGGTGTCCGCAAGGCGTTCGGCGGCCACCTCGTGCTGGACGACGTGAGCCTCGACGTCCGTCCCGGAGAGGCCGTCGCGCTCCTGGGCCCCAACGGCGCGGGCAAGACCACGCTGCTCCGCATCCTGGCCACGCTCCTGCGACCCTCGCGCGGCAGGGCCCGCGTGGCCGGCTACGATTGTCTGCGTCAGGCCGAGAGCGTCCGCGCCCGCGTGGGGGTGCTGGCCCACGGCGCCTGGGTCTACGAGGACCTGAGCGCGCTGGAGAACCTGAAATTCTGGGCGACGCTGGGCGGGCTGCCCAACAGCCCCGAGGCGCTGAACGGCGCGCTGGCGGCCGTGGAGCTGGACCGCGTCGCCGACGAGCGCGTGCGGACGTTCTCCCTCGGCATGAAGCGCCGGCTTGCACTGGCGCGCCTCGTCCTCGCCCGCCCGCCGGTCCTGCTGCTCGACGAGCCCTTCGCGGGGATCGACCAGCGCGCCGGCAAGTGGCTCGACGCGCACCTCGGAGCGTTCAAGGCGGCCGGCGGCGCCATCCTCATGACCACGCACAGCTTCGGGCGCGGGCTGGGCGTGGCCGACCGGATCGCCATCCTAGCCGGGGGGCGCGTCGTCCTCGATACCCCCCTGGCCGCCCTCACGCCGGACGACGTGCGGCGGCTCTACGATCTGCACGCGGAGGACGGGGCGTGA
- a CDS encoding heme exporter protein CcmB, giving the protein MIYARRAWIVLWKDLLSERRSKETLNALFFFALLLLFLFQFALGADRERLVAALPGLLWLGFILSGLVGLGRAFLAERENDCWEGLLLAPGDKSAIYLGKVAGNLLLMLLVAAILLVLFAVFFNLDLGAHLLPLAPVIGLGTIGFAAVGTLFGAMTAHVRARELLFPVLLLPVQVPVLLGAVKATEAVLLGEPLAAVGHWLGLLAAADVIYLTAGILTFDAVLEA; this is encoded by the coding sequence GTGATCTACGCGCGCCGCGCCTGGATCGTGCTGTGGAAGGACCTCCTCAGCGAGCGGCGCTCCAAGGAGACGCTGAACGCGCTCTTCTTCTTCGCGCTGCTGCTCCTGTTCCTCTTCCAGTTCGCGCTGGGCGCCGACCGCGAGCGACTGGTGGCCGCGCTGCCGGGCCTCCTCTGGCTGGGCTTCATCCTGAGCGGGCTCGTCGGGCTCGGCCGGGCGTTCCTGGCCGAGCGCGAGAACGACTGCTGGGAGGGCCTGCTGCTGGCGCCCGGCGACAAGTCGGCGATCTATCTCGGCAAGGTCGCCGGCAATCTGCTGCTGATGCTGCTGGTCGCGGCGATCCTGCTCGTCCTCTTCGCCGTCTTCTTCAACCTCGACCTCGGCGCTCATCTCCTGCCCCTGGCCCCCGTCATCGGCCTGGGCACGATCGGCTTCGCCGCCGTCGGCACGCTCTTCGGCGCCATGACGGCCCACGTGCGCGCCCGCGAGCTGCTCTTCCCCGTCCTGCTGCTACCGGTGCAGGTGCCCGTGCTGCTGGGCGCGGTGAAGGCGACCGAGGCCGTGCTGCTGGGCGAGCCGCTGGCCGCCGTCGGACACTGGCTGGGGCTGCTCGCCGCCGCCGACGTGATCTACCTCACCGCGGGCATCCTGACCTTCGACGCCGTCCTGGAAGCATGA
- the ccmC gene encoding heme ABC transporter permease CcmC — protein sequence MSLQRGLGWLAVAGLAAGIVMALGVAPREATQGNVQRIMYVHVPAILVAYLAFAVVLVASVIYLWRRVDGADRLAHASAEVGVVFTGINIATGSIWGKPTWGTWWTWDARLTSVCIMFVIYLGYLLLRAMIEDRERAARFAAVLGIVAALDIPLVHFSVSWWRTLHQPSTLLRPGRAPMDPTFVVALTINLVAFALLYAYFLARRARLLKREQEVLA from the coding sequence ATGAGCCTGCAGCGCGGGCTGGGATGGTTGGCGGTCGCCGGCCTGGCGGCCGGGATCGTGATGGCGCTGGGCGTGGCGCCCCGCGAGGCGACCCAGGGCAACGTCCAGCGCATCATGTACGTGCACGTGCCCGCCATCCTCGTCGCCTATCTGGCGTTCGCGGTCGTGCTGGTCGCCTCCGTGATCTATCTCTGGCGGCGCGTCGACGGGGCGGACCGCCTCGCCCACGCCTCGGCGGAGGTCGGCGTGGTCTTCACCGGCATCAACATCGCGACCGGGTCGATCTGGGGCAAGCCGACGTGGGGGACGTGGTGGACGTGGGACGCGCGACTCACCAGCGTCTGCATCATGTTCGTCATCTACCTGGGTTACCTGCTGCTGCGGGCGATGATCGAGGATCGCGAGCGGGCGGCCCGATTCGCCGCGGTCCTCGGCATCGTGGCCGCCCTGGACATCCCGCTCGTCCATTTTTCGGTGTCCTGGTGGCGGACGCTGCACCAGCCGTCCACGCTCCTGCGGCCCGGCCGCGCGCCGATGGACCCGACCTTCGTCGTGGCCCTGACGATCAACCTCGTCGCCTTCGCGCTGCTCTACGCCTACTTCCTGGCCAGACGCGCGCGCCTGCTCAAGCGCGAGCAGGAGGTCCTCGCCTGA
- a CDS encoding cytochrome c maturation protein CcmE translates to MKAKFIAGGAVIALALSYLIYAGVTQSAVYFVTPSELQAAPAAAKAYRLGGLVAPGSVRWEPRTLQLSFTLTDGKGSVPVRHKGTPPDLFGEGRGAVVEGRWAPEGYFTATLILAKHSEDYKAPADHSEAGYKELIKSLRRPGS, encoded by the coding sequence ATGAAGGCCAAGTTCATCGCCGGCGGCGCCGTCATCGCGTTGGCGCTCAGCTACCTGATCTATGCCGGCGTGACCCAGTCGGCGGTCTACTTCGTCACACCCTCGGAGCTCCAGGCCGCGCCCGCAGCCGCCAAGGCCTACCGGCTGGGGGGACTGGTGGCGCCCGGCTCCGTCCGCTGGGAGCCGCGCACGCTGCAGCTGAGCTTCACGCTCACCGACGGCAAGGGCTCCGTGCCCGTCCGCCACAAGGGGACGCCGCCGGACCTCTTCGGCGAGGGCCGGGGCGCGGTCGTCGAGGGTCGCTGGGCGCCGGAGGGCTACTTCACGGCGACGCTCATCCTGGCCAAGCACTCCGAGGACTACAAGGCGCCCGCCGACCACAGCGAGGCGGGGTACAAGGAGCTCATCAAGTCGCTGCGGAGACCAGGCTCGTGA
- a CDS encoding heme lyase CcmF/NrfE family subunit has protein sequence MTPEVGQGALVVALALAVYGAAGAAVGARRGRTALVESAQHAALGVFGLITFAFALLVYAFLAFDFSVRYVAQNTNLGTPFYYRITAVWGALEGSIVLWGWMLALFTLIVILRHRERARELYPWVLTVMLGVMAFFLSVMTIAAPPFERLTPVPADGRGLNPLLEDTGMITHPIALYLGFTGFTVPFAFAVAALVTGRVGDAWIALTRRWTITAWYFLSLGLLIGGWWSYHVLGWGGYWAWDPVENAAFMPWLTATAFLHSVMIQERRRMLKLWNLALVILTFSLTLFGTFLTRSGVIASVHAFTQGAIGAFFLAFLGLVVLVALGLLAWRWETLRSEGELDSVVSRESAFLLNNVFLVAAAFTVFFGTVFPLLSEALRGVKVSVGAPFFNQVNVPLFLSLIFLMGVGPLIAWRRASLENLRRNFLGPIALGGAGAAFFALLGVRSALAVLTLALTLFVGATIALDFFRATRARLRTGERLLPAMGGLLARHNRRYGGFVVHLGILVIAVGVTGSQAWSVHTETTLQRGEAAELAGYRVRFDGLAAAEESNHFKVVGTFTITNGRLGPAVMQPSKKFYPQETSPIAGVDYWIGLKEDLYLVLGDFTRDGGQATVKVQVNRLVTWIWIGGVVLTLGALLAILPERRKTT, from the coding sequence GTGACGCCGGAGGTCGGCCAGGGCGCCCTCGTCGTGGCGCTGGCGCTGGCCGTGTACGGCGCCGCCGGGGCGGCCGTGGGCGCCCGCCGCGGGCGAACCGCGCTGGTCGAATCGGCCCAGCATGCAGCGCTGGGCGTCTTCGGGCTGATCACCTTCGCCTTCGCGCTGCTCGTCTACGCGTTCCTGGCCTTCGACTTCTCGGTGCGCTACGTGGCACAGAATACCAACCTGGGCACACCCTTCTACTACCGGATCACCGCCGTCTGGGGCGCCCTGGAGGGCTCGATCGTCCTGTGGGGCTGGATGCTGGCGCTCTTCACGCTGATCGTGATCCTCCGCCACCGCGAGCGAGCGCGCGAGCTGTACCCCTGGGTGCTGACGGTGATGCTGGGCGTGATGGCCTTCTTCCTGAGCGTGATGACCATAGCAGCGCCGCCCTTCGAGCGCCTGACGCCGGTGCCGGCCGACGGGCGTGGGCTGAACCCGCTGCTGGAGGACACGGGGATGATCACTCATCCCATCGCCCTCTACCTGGGCTTCACGGGGTTCACCGTGCCCTTCGCCTTCGCCGTGGCGGCGCTCGTCACCGGCCGTGTCGGCGACGCCTGGATCGCGCTCACCCGTCGCTGGACCATCACGGCCTGGTATTTCCTGTCGCTCGGCCTGCTGATCGGGGGCTGGTGGAGCTACCACGTGCTCGGCTGGGGAGGCTACTGGGCGTGGGACCCGGTGGAGAACGCCGCGTTCATGCCCTGGCTCACCGCGACCGCGTTCCTGCACTCGGTGATGATCCAGGAGCGCCGCCGGATGCTCAAGCTGTGGAACCTGGCGCTCGTGATCCTTACCTTCAGCCTGACCCTCTTCGGCACCTTCCTCACGCGCTCGGGCGTCATCGCCTCCGTCCACGCCTTCACCCAGGGCGCCATCGGGGCCTTCTTCCTCGCGTTCCTCGGCCTGGTGGTGCTGGTGGCGCTGGGGCTCCTGGCCTGGCGGTGGGAGACGCTGCGCTCCGAGGGCGAGCTCGACTCCGTCGTCTCCCGGGAGTCCGCCTTCCTGCTCAACAACGTCTTCCTCGTCGCCGCCGCCTTTACCGTCTTCTTCGGCACCGTGTTCCCGCTGCTCTCGGAGGCGCTGCGGGGGGTGAAGGTGAGCGTGGGCGCGCCCTTCTTCAACCAGGTGAACGTCCCCCTCTTCCTCTCGCTCATCTTCCTGATGGGGGTCGGCCCGCTCATCGCCTGGCGGCGCGCCTCGCTGGAGAACCTCCGGCGCAACTTCCTCGGCCCGATCGCCCTCGGCGGGGCGGGCGCCGCCTTCTTCGCTCTCCTCGGCGTCCGCTCGGCGCTGGCGGTGCTCACGCTGGCGCTGACGCTCTTCGTCGGCGCCACCATCGCGCTCGACTTCTTCCGCGCCACCCGGGCCCGCCTGCGCACGGGCGAGCGCCTGCTGCCCGCGATGGGGGGGCTGCTGGCCCGCCACAACCGTCGCTACGGCGGCTTCGTGGTCCACCTCGGCATCCTGGTCATCGCGGTGGGCGTCACCGGCTCGCAGGCCTGGTCGGTGCACACCGAGACGACGCTGCAACGGGGCGAGGCGGCTGAGCTGGCCGGCTACCGCGTCCGCTTCGACGGGCTCGCCGCCGCCGAGGAGTCCAACCACTTCAAGGTCGTGGGCACCTTCACGATCACCAACGGCCGGTTGGGCCCCGCGGTCATGCAGCCCTCGAAGAAGTTCTATCCCCAGGAGACCTCGCCGATCGCGGGCGTGGACTACTGGATCGGGCTGAAGGAAGACCTCTACCTCGTCCTGGGAGACTTCACCCGGGACGGGGGCCAGGCCACCGTGAAGGTGCAGGTCAACCGCCTGGTCACATGGATCTGGATCGGGGGCGTCGTGCTGACGCTGGGGGCGCTGCTGGCGATCCTGCCCGAGCGCCGGAAGACGACGTGA
- a CDS encoding redoxin domain-containing protein produces the protein MMGWLRWLIPLSAVPILVLLAYGFRLNPREVPSPLVGRPAAPFTLRDFSGEPFSLGAQRGKVVVVNFWASWCYPACYEEAPVLERGWRAWRDRGVVVVGVDIQDTAEKAQKFIADFGLTFPNAPDVAGKVSIEYGVYGVPETFFIDRRGRIRAKHVGAVTEDVFRTWVEQLLAEPA, from the coding sequence GTGATGGGCTGGCTGCGCTGGCTCATCCCGCTGTCCGCCGTTCCCATCCTCGTCCTCCTCGCCTACGGGTTCCGGCTCAACCCGCGCGAGGTGCCCTCGCCCCTGGTCGGCCGTCCCGCCGCGCCGTTCACGCTCCGGGACTTCAGCGGGGAGCCGTTCTCGCTGGGGGCCCAGCGGGGCAAGGTCGTGGTCGTCAACTTCTGGGCGTCGTGGTGCTATCCGGCGTGCTACGAGGAGGCGCCCGTCCTGGAGCGCGGCTGGCGCGCCTGGCGCGATCGCGGCGTCGTCGTGGTCGGCGTGGACATCCAGGACACCGCCGAGAAAGCCCAGAAGTTCATCGCCGACTTCGGCCTCACCTTCCCGAATGCGCCGGATGTGGCCGGCAAGGTGTCGATCGAATACGGCGTCTACGGCGTGCCGGAGACCTTCTTCATCGACCGGCGGGGCCGCATCCGGGCCAAGCACGTGGGCGCCGTCACCGAGGACGTCTTCCGCACCTGGGTCGAGCAGCTCCTCGCCGAGCCCGCCTAG